One window of Akkermansia biwaensis genomic DNA carries:
- the queC gene encoding 7-cyano-7-deazaguanine synthase QueC — protein sequence MERMETAVLLSGGLDSSVALHWAHKNHHVKLALSFDYASNHAERELECAAWQAASLGVEHRIVDITPIAAHLKSALLSGADDIPDGTYDAELMKQTVVPFRNGIFLSMAAGIAESHGAQQLVIAAHSGDHSIYPDCREEFMAAMTEAIRLGTYAGLGILRPFIHSSKGGIARMGQELGVDFSRTYSCYKGGRIHCGTCSTCLERREAFREAGIPDPTVYADQ from the coding sequence ATGGAAAGAATGGAAACCGCCGTTCTGCTCAGCGGAGGCCTGGACTCCAGCGTGGCCCTGCACTGGGCGCACAAAAACCACCACGTGAAGCTGGCCCTCAGCTTTGACTATGCCTCCAACCACGCCGAACGGGAGCTGGAATGCGCCGCGTGGCAGGCGGCCAGTCTCGGCGTAGAACACCGCATTGTCGACATCACCCCTATTGCCGCCCATTTGAAATCCGCTCTTCTTTCCGGCGCGGACGATATTCCGGACGGAACATACGACGCAGAACTGATGAAGCAGACCGTCGTCCCTTTCCGCAACGGCATTTTCCTGTCCATGGCGGCGGGGATTGCGGAAAGCCACGGCGCGCAGCAGCTCGTCATTGCCGCCCATTCCGGGGACCACAGCATCTACCCGGACTGCCGGGAGGAATTCATGGCGGCCATGACGGAAGCCATCCGGCTGGGGACCTACGCCGGGCTGGGCATCCTGCGCCCCTTCATCCACTCCTCCAAGGGAGGCATCGCCCGGATGGGCCAGGAACTGGGCGTGGACTTCTCCCGCACCTATTCCTGCTACAAGGGGGGCCGCATCCACTGCGGAACCTGCTCCACCTGCCTGGAACGCCGGGAAGCCTTCCGCGAAGCCGGAATCCCCGATCCGACGGTTTACGCGGATCAATAA
- the queF gene encoding preQ(1) synthase gives MSDNLTLLGSQSSFFTSPDDAKLESFPNRGTRPYTITLDTHEFSSLCPVTGQPDSCHLTITYVPDGHCVETKSLKYYLASYRNYPAFNEQIVNRITDDLVAAISPRWLKVEGRFSPRGGIQLTAMAEHNPENRPL, from the coding sequence ATGTCTGACAATCTGACCCTTCTCGGCTCCCAAAGCTCCTTCTTCACCAGTCCGGACGACGCCAAGCTGGAATCCTTCCCCAACCGCGGCACCCGCCCCTACACCATCACGCTGGACACGCACGAATTTTCCTCCCTCTGCCCCGTCACCGGCCAGCCGGATTCCTGCCACCTGACGATCACCTACGTGCCGGACGGACACTGTGTGGAAACCAAGTCCCTCAAGTACTACCTGGCTTCCTACCGCAACTATCCCGCCTTCAACGAACAAATCGTCAACCGCATCACGGACGACCTCGTGGCGGCCATCTCCCCCCGCTGGCTGAAGGTGGAGGGCAGGTTCTCCCCCCGCGGCGGCATCCAGCTCACCGCCATGGCCGAGCACAATCCTGAAAACCGCCCCCTTTAA